A part of Carassius carassius chromosome 32, fCarCar2.1, whole genome shotgun sequence genomic DNA contains:
- the LOC132113329 gene encoding zinc finger protein Pegasus-like, with the protein MALDNPLNQLPTLAGQLARIPPEAQGAPVSPGAESLPDEKLTFLVQQPVTAPAAISVSAAQASSPITPEPDHLHTAAVAQELDPAGREPALRVVPTVSQGHPPQYRTPRCPTTAPTVTYISLTTSFKESKMAAHSFTQFLE; encoded by the coding sequence ATGGCATTGGACAACCCGCTGAACCAGCTTCCAACTTTGGCCGGTCAGCTTGCCAGGATCCCGCCGGAAGCCCAAGGTGCTCCGGTATCTCCTGGAGCAGAATCTCTACCTGATGAAAAACTCACGTTCCTCGTCCAACAGCCTGTGACAGCACCTGCGGCCATCTCTGTCAGCGCGGCTCAAGCTTCTTCTCCCATCACCCCCGAGCCCGACCATCTGCACACAGCGGCTGTAGCCCAGGAATTGGACCCTGCAGGGAGAGAACCAGCACTCCGAGTGGTACCAACAGTCAGCCAGGGACACCCACCACAGTACAGAACCCCCAGATGCCCCACCACTGCCCCCACTGTCACATATATTTCCCTGACAACATCCTTTAAAgaatccaagatggcggcgc